The sequence AGGCCCAGGGTGCGTTCGGCGATGATGTTGCGCTGGATCTCGCTGGACCCGGCGTAGATGGTGTCGGCGCGGCTGAACAGGTAGAGCCGCTGCAGGTCGTTCAGCTCGTACGGCGGGCCGTCGGCGACCAGGCCCTCGCGGCCCTGGACGGCCTGGGCCAGCTCGCCCAGCCGCCGGTGCCACTCCGACCAGTAGAGCTTGCCGATCGACACCTCGGGACCTGGTTCGCCGGCCGACAGCGAGGTCATGGTGCGCAGCGCGTTCAGCCGCATGATCTGCAGCTCCAGCCACGACTGGACCAGCCGGTCGCGCAGCACAGGGTCCCGGGCCGCCCCGGTCCGCCTCGCGGTCTCCGCGACCTTGGCGTACTCCCGCTGGAAGCCGATCTGCTGGCCGAGGGTGGAGGCGCCGCGCTCGTAGCCGAGGGTGGCCATGGCGACCCGCCAGCCCTCGCCGGGAGCGCCCAGGACGTTGGCGGCGGCGGTGCGGGCGCCGTCGAAGAAGACCTCGTTGAACTCGCTGGTGCCGGTCATCTGGACGATGGGCCGGACCTCGACGCCCGGCTGGTCCATCGGGACCAGGAGATAGGACAGGCCCCGGTGCCGTTGCGAGCCGGGCTCGGTCCGGGCGATCACGAAGCACCAGTCGGCCACGTGGGCCAGCGAGGTCCACACCTTCTGGCCGGTGATCACCCATTCGCCGTCCTGGAGGCGCGCGCGGGTCTGGACGCCGGCCAGGTCGGAGCCCGCGCCCGGCTCGGAGTAGCCCTGGCACCAGAGCTCCTCGCCCCGCCGGATGGGGGGCAGGAAGCGCCGCCGCTGCTCCTCGGTGCCGTGGTCGATGATGGTCGGCCCGATCAGCCCCTCGCCGATGTGCCCGACCCTGGCCGGAGCCGCCGCGCGGGCGTACTCCTCGTGGAAGGCGACCTGATCCTCCAGCGTCGCGTCCCGCCCGCCGTACTCCCCGGGCCAGCCCAGGCACGTCCAGCCGGCCTCGCCGAGCCGGCGCTCCCAGGCCAGGCGGATGTCGTGGCCTTCGTGCTCGCGGCCCGGCCCGCCCAGCCCCCGGGCACCGGAGAACTCGCCGCTCAGGTGCTCCTCCAGCCAGGAGCGGATCTCCTCGCGCAGGGTCATGCCTGGAACCGGCCGTAGCCGCCCCGGAAGAACAGCAGCGGGCCGCCGTCGCCGTGGACGCCGAGCTGGTGGACCCGTGCGACGACGATGACGTGGTCGCCCGCCGGATGCTCCGCCTCGATCGAGCAGTCGATCCAGGCCAGCGCCTCGTGGATCACCGGGTTGCCGCCGGGGGACTCGGTCCAGTGCAGGCCGGCGAACTTGTCGCCGCCCCTGCTCGCGAGCGCGGCGCAGACCGGCTCCTGGTGTTCGGCGAGCACGTTGACGGTCTGGGACTTGGCGGCGCGCAGGCGCGGCCAGCTCGTGCTGGTGTGCGCCACGCAGAAGGCCACCAGGGGCGGGTCCAGCGAGACCGAGGTGAAGGAGTTGGCGGCCAGGCCGCACGGCTCGCCGCTGTCGGGGTCGACGGCGGTGATGGCGACGACGCCGGTGGCGAAGTGGCCGAGCACGGAGCGGAACCACTTGCCGTCCACGGCCTGGACGTGGTTCTCGGATCCGTCGGACAGGCCCTGGGGAAGGCCACTGTGCATGGCGACTCCGTTGGAGATGATGCCGTGCCCGTCGCGGGTGACGCGCAGGTGGCCGTCCGGCTCCAGCAGCCGGGCCGCATGGGTGCTCATGGTCGCACTCGCCTCCTCGATCGCGCCAGGTCGGCCCCCGAGGGAAGTTCGGCGGCGGACGGTGTTCCCCACCGTCTCGTTTCATATTACCAAGCGCTTGCTTGGATGACAGGGGAGTGCCGGAAAAAGTGGTGGATCGCACTCTCCGTTGACACCCGGGACCCGCCCTGCCTAGCCTTTGGCCAAGCGCTTGCTTGTATTCGGGGGGTGCGCGTGGGCGGTTTCCGGGACCGTACGGCTGTCGCGGGGGTCGGATACACGCGGCTGTCCAAGAACTCCGGAGTCAGCACGCTGACCCTGGCCTGCGAGGCCGTCCTGGCCGCCCTGGAGGACGCCGGCCTGACCGCCGACGACGTGGACGGCATCGCCACCCACCGGGTCGGCGACTCCGCCGCCCCCTCGGTGGTCGGCCCCGCGCTCGGCATCCACCGGCCGAGCTGGTACCTGGACCAGTTCGGCGGCGGCAGCGTCTCCCACGCGGTGGTCGGGCAGGCCGCGCTCGCGGTCGCGGCGGGGATGGCCGAGACGGTCGTCTGCTACCGGGCGATCAACGCGCGCTCGGAGTTCCGGATGGGCGGGACGGGCCGGGGACTGCCGGCCGGCCCGGAGGTGCAGTACCAGGCGCCGTACGGATACTTCGCGCCGCCGCAGCAGTACGCGATGTTCGCCCGCGCCCACATGGAGAGGTACGGCACGCGGCCCGAGCACTTCGGCCGGCTCGCGGTCACGCAGCGGGCCAACGCGGTGAAGAACCCCCGCGCGCTCATGCGCACCCCGATCACCCTGGACGACTACTTCGACAGCCGGTGGATCGCGGAGCCGTTCCGGCTGCTCGACTGCTGCCTGGAGACCGACGGGGCCTGCGCGCTCGTCATCACCCGCGCGGACAGGGCCCGGGACCTGCGACGGCCGCCGGTGCTGATCTCCGCGGCGGCGTGGGGCGGCGGCGACTCCTTCATGTCCGGCGGCGGCGCGGACACCACGGTGACCGGAGCGGCCGAGCTGGCCCCCCGCCTCTACCGGCAGGCGGGCGTCGGCCCCGCCGAGATCGACGTGGCCGAGATCTACGACTGCTTCACCTACTCGGTGATCGTGCAGCTGGAGGACTACGGGTTCTGCGCCAAGGGCGAGGGCGGGCCGTACGTCGCCTCCGGCGCCACCGAGCCCGGCGGCGAGCTGCCGGTCAACACGCACGGCGGGTTCCTCTCCGAGGGATACGTGCACGGCGTCAACCACATCGCCGAGGCCGTCTCGCAACTGCGCGGCGACGCCGGTGACAGGCAGGTGGACGGCGCCGAGGTGGCGCTGTCCACCGCCCAGCCCGGCTACATCCTGCCTGCCACCTCGGCACTGATCCTCCGGAAGGGGTGAAGCGTGCGCCCGGTGACCGATCGCGACTCGGCGGAATGGTGGGAGCGGGCCGCCCGGCACGAGTTCGTCGTCCAGCGCTGCGACTCCTGCGGCACGCTGCGGTTCCCGGCCCGCGCCTACTGCCACCGCTGCAGGACCGGCCGGTGGCACTGGCAGCCGATCGGCCCCACCGGCCGCGTCGAGAGCTGGATCGTCAGCCACCAGCCCTTTCTCGCCGGGGTGACCGAGCCCTACGTCGTGGTGATGGTACGGCTGGCGGACGCGCCCGAATGCGTGATGTACGGCAACTGGGACCGGCGGGAGCCGCCGGTCGCGGGCCAGGCCGTCCAGGCGGTCTTCACCGTCGTCGACGAGGAGCTCTCCCTGATCAACTGGCGGCCGCTGGAGTGACGCGGCCCCGGCGGGACCGCGTCCCGGTGCGGCGTCGTCCCGGCGGGCCCGTGCCCTGACGGGTCCGTGCCCTGCGAAGGTCGTGCCCTGCGGCGTGCGGGCGGGGCCGTGCCCTGGCGGGTCCGTGTTCTGACGAGAGCGTGCCCTGGCGGGTCCGTGATTTGACGAGAGCGCGCCCTGACGGGTCCGTGCCCTGGCGGGCGTGGGGGACCCGCCAGGGCACGTTCCGCCCCGGCGCGGCGGTGTGAGGACCCCGGCGAGGGTTGGGGTCCTGGCACCGGCTAGTCGCGCACGGAGTCGGTGGGGGGAGAGGGGTGGGCCTGGGGAACCGCCCTCTCCCCGGAGGGGCCGTCGCCGGCCGCCGGTCCGCGGTGGTGCCGTGAGATGAGACGTGCCGCCCCGACCGGATCGTCGGCCGGGTGGACCGTCTCCCGGCCGCCTTCGCTCCATACGAAAAGGCCGTTCTTACACCACACGGTCAGATCGGTCAGCACCGAAAGCACGGACATGCCGTTCCCGTTGCTCTGGTAGGTGTGGGTGAATCCCTGGCGATGCAACGCGTAGCGCAGTAAACGTGTTGCCTCGCAGGGGTCGCGCCAGGGCAGATACGGCATGTCCGCGCGGACCGACAGCACCGGTCTTCACCTCCCGCCGACCTTTCGATGGATTTGTACCAACGATTGGATAATGCGGCTCGCGGGAGGTTAGGTCAAGGGGCTGTTCCCCGCTAGAACCAGATCGTCTAGTTTTGTTGGCACAAAGGGGACTAAATGGCACGGTCAACGCTGTATCAGCTGGTGGCCTCCGAGCTTCGGAGGACCATCTACTCCGGTGCGCTCGGGCCGGGAGATCAGCTGCCGACCGAAGCGGAACTCATGCTGTCCCACCAGGTCAGCCGGAACACCGTGCGGCTGGCCCTCGGTGAGCTGGTCAACGAGGGCCTGGTCACCCGCACCCCGCGCCGGGGGACCGTGGTCAGGGAGCGACGCCCGCTGCTCATCCACCCCCAGCGCGAGCTCCGGCCGCAGCCGGAGGAGACCAGAGAGGCGTTCGCCTGGGCGGTCTCCCAGGAGGGCCGTGCCCCCAGCCAGGAGATCGAGGTCTCGATCGTCCACCCGGTCGAGGAGATCGCCAGCAGGCTGGAACTGCCCGACGAGGAGCTCGCCGTGGTCCGCCGCCGGCTGCGGTTCGTGGACGGCCAGCCGTACAACACCAACGACTCCTACTTCCCCCTGGCGCTGGTCGCGGACTCCGAGATCGCCCGTCCCGGCGACATCACGCGCGGCGC comes from Streptosporangium roseum DSM 43021 and encodes:
- a CDS encoding Zn-ribbon domain-containing OB-fold protein, with translation MTDRDSAEWWERAARHEFVVQRCDSCGTLRFPARAYCHRCRTGRWHWQPIGPTGRVESWIVSHQPFLAGVTEPYVVVMVRLADAPECVMYGNWDRREPPVAGQAVQAVFTVVDEELSLINWRPLE
- a CDS encoding GntR family transcriptional regulator, producing MARSTLYQLVASELRRTIYSGALGPGDQLPTEAELMLSHQVSRNTVRLALGELVNEGLVTRTPRRGTVVRERRPLLIHPQRELRPQPEETREAFAWAVSQEGRAPSQEIEVSIVHPVEEIASRLELPDEELAVVRRRLRFVDGQPYNTNDSYFPLALVADSEIARPGDITRGANRVLEELGHPQVRVVDDIWARMPTSSETERLQLQSGTPVVVYVRVGYDESDTPVRVAVSVLPADKHLIRYELESR
- a CDS encoding flavin reductase family protein gives rise to the protein MSTHAARLLEPDGHLRVTRDGHGIISNGVAMHSGLPQGLSDGSENHVQAVDGKWFRSVLGHFATGVVAITAVDPDSGEPCGLAANSFTSVSLDPPLVAFCVAHTSTSWPRLRAAKSQTVNVLAEHQEPVCAALASRGGDKFAGLHWTESPGGNPVIHEALAWIDCSIEAEHPAGDHVIVVARVHQLGVHGDGGPLLFFRGGYGRFQA
- a CDS encoding acyl-CoA dehydrogenase family protein; translated protein: MTLREEIRSWLEEHLSGEFSGARGLGGPGREHEGHDIRLAWERRLGEAGWTCLGWPGEYGGRDATLEDQVAFHEEYARAAAPARVGHIGEGLIGPTIIDHGTEEQRRRFLPPIRRGEELWCQGYSEPGAGSDLAGVQTRARLQDGEWVITGQKVWTSLAHVADWCFVIARTEPGSQRHRGLSYLLVPMDQPGVEVRPIVQMTGTSEFNEVFFDGARTAAANVLGAPGEGWRVAMATLGYERGASTLGQQIGFQREYAKVAETARRTGAARDPVLRDRLVQSWLELQIMRLNALRTMTSLSAGEPGPEVSIGKLYWSEWHRRLGELAQAVQGREGLVADGPPYELNDLQRLYLFSRADTIYAGSSEIQRNIIAERTLGLPKG
- a CDS encoding thiolase C-terminal domain-containing protein; amino-acid sequence: MGGFRDRTAVAGVGYTRLSKNSGVSTLTLACEAVLAALEDAGLTADDVDGIATHRVGDSAAPSVVGPALGIHRPSWYLDQFGGGSVSHAVVGQAALAVAAGMAETVVCYRAINARSEFRMGGTGRGLPAGPEVQYQAPYGYFAPPQQYAMFARAHMERYGTRPEHFGRLAVTQRANAVKNPRALMRTPITLDDYFDSRWIAEPFRLLDCCLETDGACALVITRADRARDLRRPPVLISAAAWGGGDSFMSGGGADTTVTGAAELAPRLYRQAGVGPAEIDVAEIYDCFTYSVIVQLEDYGFCAKGEGGPYVASGATEPGGELPVNTHGGFLSEGYVHGVNHIAEAVSQLRGDAGDRQVDGAEVALSTAQPGYILPATSALILRKG